Below is a window of Camelina sativa cultivar DH55 chromosome 11, Cs, whole genome shotgun sequence DNA.
TGGTTGATATCGTTTTATAGAGTAAACATGATAGAAATCCGGTCATACCAAATATTGGTGAGACGAAGGAGTTGGTAGTCCCTTAGTGAAGATGTCAGCATATTGGTGAAACGAAGGAACGTGTAGAACCTTGACAGCGCTGAGGGCAACACGTTCACGCACAAAGTGTAGGTCGATCTCAACATGTTTCGTGCGTTGATGTTAGACTTGGTTGGTAGAGAGATACACGGCGCTGACGTTTTCACAGTACACCAAGGTGGCTTTCAACAAAGGACGGTGGAGCTCTAGGAGAATGTTAGAGAGCCAAGTTGTCTCCGCGACGGCATTGGCGACACCTCTATATTCGGCTTCAGAACTGGAACGGGAGACGGTGTGTTGGCGCTTGGCAGACCATGATATGAGGTTGTCACCGTGGAAGATGCAGTAGCTGGAAGTGGAGGAGCGTCGGGTCGTAGGACAGCTCGCCCTATCAGTGTTAGTGTAAGCAACTAAACCAGTGGATGTGGTCGGATATAGGTGGAGTCCAAAGTCAAGCGTGCCTTTAACATACCGAAGAATCCGTTTGAGGGCTTTAAAATGAATCTCACGTGGATCATACATAAATAAGCAGACTTGTTGAACAGCAAAAGAGATGTCCGGGCGAGTGAAAGTTAAATATTGTAGGGCGCCGGCGAGGCTCCGGTAGAGCGTTGGGTTTGCGACAGAGGGACCAACGATGGCTTCGAGTTTGGTGTGAGTATCAGCCAGAGTTGTGCACGAGTTGCAGTGCATCATGTTAATGCGGTGGAGAATGTCTGCCGCGTAGTTGCGTTGATTGAGAAATAGGCCAGAGGTGTTCCGTGTGATGGCGATACCCAGAAATTAGTGAAGCTCCCCGAGGTTggtcatctcaaattctttgcTGAGGGAAGAAATGATCTGGTTGAGTAGTTGTGTTGACGAAGCGGTGAGACTGATATCATCGACATAGATAAGAAGATAAGCCGTGTCAGTGTAGTGATGGTAGACGAAAAGAGACGAGTCGAATTTACTCTGGACAAAACCAATACGACGTGCAAACTGAGCAAAGCGATGTTTCCAAGCTCGTGGAGCCTGTTTGAGGCCGTAGAGAGAACGCCGGAGTAAGTAGACGTGGTCAGGTTTGTCTGGATCACGGAAGCCCGATGGTTGATGCATGTACACCGTTTCATCGAGGGTTCCGTTGAGGAAGGCATTTTTCACGTCGAGTTGGTGAATCGGCCATTTGCGAGAGAGAGACAGTTCAAGAAAGAGGCGGATGTGGTTGGCTTGACGACGGGACTGAAGGTCTCGTCACAATCAATACCCACTTCTTGTGATTTACCATTCGCCACCAAGCGTGCCTTGTACCTAGAAAGATTGCCATCTGCACCAAATTTCTGTGTAAAAAGCCACATTGAACGCACAATGTTAGTTTTCTCGGGCCGTGGTATAAGATCCCACgtcctctttttaatttgagcatTATACTCCTCGTGCATGGCTGGATTCCAGTTTGGATCCTCTAAGGCTTGAAGATGAGAGGAAGGAAGAGGTGAGAGGGTAGTAGTATGAAGAGATAGCGGTTGTCTCGGTTTTAAGATACCTTGTTTACTGCGTGTCATCATAGGGTGAGATGGCGTAGGTGGAGGAACCACTTGTGTAGCCGGAGCCGGCAAGGGAACCGGTATCGGAGAGGGAGGCAGCAGCGTAACGGCCGAGGGTTCCGGTGTTTG
It encodes the following:
- the LOC109127436 gene encoding uncharacterized protein LOC109127436 — translated: MMHCNSCTTLADTHTKLEAIVGPSVANPTLYRSLAGALQYLTFTRPDISFAVQQVCLFMYDPREIHFKALKRILRYVKGTLDFGLHLYPTTSTGLVAYTNTDRASCPTTRRSSTSSYCIFHGDNLISWSAKRQHTVSRSSSEAEYRGVANAVAETTWLSNILLELHRPLLKATLVYCENVSAVYLSTNQV